One genomic segment of Pandoraea thiooxydans includes these proteins:
- a CDS encoding FadR/GntR family transcriptional regulator: MKKSSPNSASTPHPNTSPQPAIEFDAPRIAPAGTLADRVTAVLLEKIKTGEFPAGMRLPPEQVICEHFGVSRTVVREAISRLKSDGLVEVRQGSGTVVREPNRTTAFRLDIDTQHSIEAVLRVTELRRGIEAEAAALAALRRSRAQLAAIRRALGAIDSAVKRQRDGVDEDLAFHIAISHATGNPLYPPLLAYLSHFIHAAIGITRSNEARREDFANAVRAEHNAIYEAIAAQDPAAARRAVIEHIDNAGRRIREADPAFWAELGGATQPLIAPARRAARKSAAR, from the coding sequence ATGAAAAAATCTTCTCCCAACAGCGCCAGCACGCCCCACCCGAACACCTCGCCCCAGCCGGCGATCGAATTCGATGCGCCCAGGATAGCGCCAGCCGGCACGCTCGCCGACCGGGTCACCGCCGTACTGCTGGAAAAAATCAAGACCGGCGAATTTCCTGCGGGTATGAGGCTGCCGCCCGAACAGGTGATCTGCGAGCATTTTGGCGTGAGCCGCACGGTCGTGCGTGAAGCGATCTCGCGGCTCAAGTCCGACGGGCTCGTCGAAGTGCGGCAAGGCAGCGGAACCGTGGTGCGGGAACCGAACCGCACTACGGCATTTCGGCTCGACATCGACACGCAGCACTCGATCGAAGCGGTGCTGCGCGTGACCGAGCTGCGCCGCGGCATTGAAGCCGAGGCTGCGGCGCTCGCCGCGCTGCGCCGCAGCCGCGCGCAGCTTGCCGCGATCCGTCGCGCACTGGGTGCGATCGATAGCGCCGTCAAGCGACAACGCGACGGCGTCGATGAAGATCTGGCGTTTCATATTGCCATCTCGCACGCCACTGGCAATCCGCTGTATCCGCCGTTGCTGGCATACCTGAGCCATTTCATTCACGCGGCGATCGGCATCACGCGCTCCAACGAAGCGCGGCGCGAAGATTTCGCCAATGCGGTACGCGCGGAACATAACGCAATCTATGAAGCGATAGCCGCGCAGGATCCGGCAGCGGCGCGCCGCGCCGTGATCGAGCACATCGACAATGCCGGCCGGCGCATCCGCGAAGCCGACCCGGCCTTCTGGGCAGAGCTTGGCGGGGCCACCCAGCCGCTGATCGCGCCGGCGCGCCGCGCGGCGCGCAAGTCCGCAGCGCGCTGA
- the denD gene encoding D-erythronate dehydrogenase → MNIVVTGAAGFLGKRLIKALLERGELRGQHGQRQRIEKISAFDVVPLAGIDDPRVQAISGDIADKAELERLIGPDIASVFHLAAIVSGQAEQDFDLGMRINFDATRALLERIRALGSGARFVMTSSVAVFGGTLPHTVEDSHVWAPQSSYGTEKALGDLLLADYSRRGFVDGRSLRMPTVVVRPGKPNRAASSFASGIIREPINGVEAVCPVAPQTPMWLISPGCAIDNLLHGHELLAAQLSGGRVINLPGLSVTVGEMLDSLRRIAGSEAANRVRFEPDPAIERIVNSWPGNFSADYARALGFVADTSFDDVVRAFIRDNAGAAL, encoded by the coding sequence ATGAACATCGTGGTCACGGGTGCGGCAGGCTTTCTCGGCAAGCGTCTGATCAAAGCGCTACTGGAACGAGGAGAGCTGCGCGGCCAGCACGGGCAGCGGCAACGCATCGAAAAAATCAGCGCGTTCGACGTGGTCCCGCTGGCCGGTATCGACGACCCCCGGGTGCAGGCCATCTCCGGCGACATCGCCGATAAGGCCGAACTCGAGCGCCTGATCGGGCCAGACATCGCAAGCGTCTTTCATCTCGCCGCGATCGTCTCGGGCCAGGCCGAGCAGGACTTCGATCTCGGCATGCGCATCAACTTCGATGCCACGCGCGCGCTGCTCGAACGCATTCGCGCACTCGGCAGCGGGGCGCGATTCGTGATGACGAGCTCGGTCGCGGTATTCGGCGGCACCTTGCCGCACACGGTCGAAGATTCGCACGTGTGGGCACCGCAAAGCTCCTACGGTACCGAGAAGGCGCTGGGCGATCTGCTGCTGGCCGATTACAGTCGACGCGGATTCGTCGACGGCCGCAGCCTGCGCATGCCGACCGTGGTGGTGCGCCCCGGCAAGCCGAATCGCGCCGCCTCGAGTTTCGCCAGCGGCATCATCCGCGAGCCGATCAACGGGGTTGAGGCGGTTTGCCCGGTCGCACCGCAAACACCGATGTGGCTGATCTCGCCCGGGTGCGCCATCGACAATCTGCTGCATGGCCATGAACTGCTCGCCGCACAACTGAGCGGCGGCCGGGTGATCAACCTGCCCGGCCTGTCGGTGACGGTTGGCGAAATGCTCGACTCGCTGCGTCGCATCGCCGGCAGCGAAGCGGCCAATCGGGTGCGCTTCGAGCCCGACCCGGCCATCGAGCGTATCGTCAACTCGTGGCCGGGCAACTTCTCGGCCGACTACGCGCGTGCGCTCGGCTTCGTGGCCGATACGAGCTTCGACGACGTGGTGCGCGCGTTCATTCGGGACAACGCCGGCGCCGCCCTGTGA
- the otnK gene encoding 3-oxo-tetronate kinase: MTTSSALLGCIADDFTGATDLANMLVRGGMRTVQTIGVPAGPLAAEAEAVVVALKTRTAPRAQAVAESLAALAWLRSLGCRQFYFKYCSTFDSTDEGNIGPVAEALMAALDAPFAIACPAFPENGRTVYRGHLFVGDVQLNESGMQNHPLTPMTDANLVRVLQRQTAAKVGLLRYDAIQRGVEAVHARRASLMADGVRLAIADAISDSDLYTLGAACADDILLTGGSGLALGLPGNFSRAGLLPMADQARRLPTVGLPSAVLCGSCSRATQAQVAHWIGLGRPACRIDPFALAHGQPVADDAVAFAQRHLDSGPVLIYTTGSPQEVDAVQRQLGAAASGELVEQALAGIARRLFEIGVRRFVVAGGETSGAVVNALGVHALQIGPQIDPGVPWTVSLGAEPLALALKSGNFGTEDFFSKALASFDTHPETAQ; the protein is encoded by the coding sequence ATGACGACCTCCTCCGCACTGCTGGGCTGCATCGCCGACGATTTCACCGGGGCAACCGATCTGGCCAATATGCTGGTGCGCGGCGGCATGCGGACCGTTCAGACCATCGGCGTGCCGGCCGGGCCGCTGGCGGCCGAAGCCGAAGCCGTGGTGGTCGCGCTCAAGACCCGCACCGCGCCGCGTGCCCAGGCAGTGGCCGAATCATTGGCCGCGCTGGCGTGGCTGCGCTCGCTCGGCTGCCGGCAGTTCTATTTCAAATACTGCTCGACCTTCGATTCGACCGACGAGGGCAACATCGGCCCGGTCGCCGAAGCGTTGATGGCCGCGCTCGACGCGCCATTCGCGATCGCCTGCCCGGCATTTCCGGAGAATGGACGCACGGTCTATCGGGGACATCTGTTCGTCGGTGATGTGCAGCTCAACGAATCGGGCATGCAGAACCACCCGCTCACGCCCATGACCGATGCCAATCTGGTGCGCGTGCTGCAACGGCAAACCGCCGCCAAAGTCGGGCTGCTGCGCTACGACGCGATCCAGCGTGGCGTCGAAGCGGTGCACGCCAGGCGCGCGTCGCTCATGGCCGACGGCGTGCGCCTGGCCATCGCCGATGCGATCTCCGACAGCGATTTATATACGCTGGGCGCCGCATGCGCGGACGATATATTGCTCACCGGCGGCTCCGGCCTCGCACTCGGCTTGCCGGGCAATTTCTCGCGCGCCGGGCTGTTGCCAATGGCCGACCAAGCGCGGCGCCTGCCCACCGTCGGGCTGCCATCGGCCGTGCTGTGCGGCAGTTGCTCGCGCGCGACGCAAGCCCAGGTGGCCCATTGGATCGGCCTCGGCAGGCCAGCATGTCGGATCGATCCGTTCGCGCTGGCGCATGGCCAGCCGGTCGCCGACGACGCAGTGGCATTTGCGCAGCGCCATCTCGACAGCGGGCCGGTCCTCATCTACACCACGGGTTCGCCGCAAGAGGTCGACGCGGTGCAACGCCAGCTCGGCGCGGCGGCGTCAGGCGAGCTCGTCGAACAGGCACTGGCCGGCATTGCCAGGCGGCTCTTCGAGATCGGCGTGCGGCGCTTCGTCGTTGCCGGCGGCGAGACCTCCGGCGCAGTCGTCAATGCGCTCGGCGTGCACGCATTGCAGATCGGGCCACAGATCGACCCTGGCGTGCCGTGGACGGTATCGCTCGGCGCCGAGCCGCTCGCGCTTGCCTTGAAGTCCGGCAATTTCGGCACCGAAGATTTTTTCAGCAAAGCCCTGGCATCGTTCGATACACACCCGGAGACCGCCCAATGA
- a CDS encoding aldolase, which yields MSTSVSARTEENRVREEIARIGADLYGRRYTVGSAGNISARLDDGWLITPTDACLGHLDPAKIAKVDRDGRRVSGDAPSKTLALHRAVYDSSPAVHGVVHTHSTHLVALTLAGVWQTDDVLPPITPYQVMKVGHIPLIPYCRPGDPRVAERVRSLAGQVRGVLLERLGPVVWGQSVSAAAWALEELEETARLWLMTTPRPTPLSDEQLDELRATFGARW from the coding sequence ATGAGCACCTCCGTCTCGGCGCGCACCGAAGAAAACCGTGTACGCGAGGAAATCGCGCGGATCGGCGCAGACCTGTATGGGCGCCGCTATACGGTCGGCTCGGCGGGCAATATCAGTGCCCGGCTCGACGACGGTTGGCTGATCACGCCGACCGACGCATGCCTGGGCCATCTCGATCCGGCGAAAATCGCCAAAGTGGATCGCGACGGGCGCCGGGTGAGCGGCGATGCACCATCGAAAACGCTCGCGCTGCATCGCGCCGTCTACGACAGCAGCCCAGCAGTCCATGGTGTCGTCCATACGCACTCGACACACCTGGTTGCGCTCACACTGGCTGGCGTATGGCAGACCGACGACGTGCTGCCGCCAATCACGCCATACCAGGTCATGAAAGTCGGGCATATCCCATTGATTCCGTACTGTCGACCGGGCGATCCGCGCGTGGCCGAACGCGTGCGCTCGCTGGCGGGCCAAGTGCGCGGGGTGCTGCTCGAGCGGCTCGGACCGGTTGTGTGGGGCCAGAGTGTTTCGGCCGCGGCGTGGGCGCTCGAAGAGCTCGAGGAGACTGCACGGCTGTGGCTGATGACGACACCGCGCCCCACCCCGCTGAGCGACGAACAGCTTGACGAGTTGCGTGCGACTTTCGGCGCACGCTGGTGA
- a CDS encoding MFS transporter, which produces MDMHTHSALDVRHGVAARLERLPLTRYQRFIFFIIATAWFFDSMDLGIMTFVLGSIKTEFGLSAAQAGMVASASFVGMFLGAATAGMLADKFGRKPVFQISMIFWGVGSLMCGLSHGVTMLVVFRVLLGFGMGMEFPIGQSMISEIVPAKNRGRYIAMLEGFWPIGFIVAGIAAYFLLPLVGWRGIFVALAVPAVFVFIVRRYVPESPRWLEDTGKLVEADAIVAHIEARVKSAMGGGALPDVEANPYGRTISSARPDGRRAAFSQLWTNGYRMRTVMLWALWFFALLGYYGLTTWLGALLQQAGYAVTKSVFYTIVISLAGIPGFLFSAWLLEAWGRKATCVLALTGSAVFAYLYGQAAATHAPVEQLVVTGLCMQFFFFGMWSVLYAYTPELYPTRARATGAGFASSVGRLGSLIGPYVVGVLLPVTGQGGVFTLGAASFAVAAIAVLAMGVETKGMALEEISN; this is translated from the coding sequence ATGGATATGCACACCCACAGCGCACTGGATGTGCGTCACGGGGTAGCGGCTCGCCTCGAGCGATTGCCGCTGACTCGGTATCAACGATTCATATTTTTCATTATCGCTACAGCGTGGTTTTTCGATTCGATGGACCTGGGCATCATGACCTTCGTGCTCGGCTCGATCAAGACCGAGTTCGGCTTGAGCGCCGCGCAGGCAGGCATGGTCGCGAGCGCGAGCTTCGTCGGTATGTTCCTAGGGGCCGCCACGGCGGGTATGTTGGCCGACAAGTTCGGTCGCAAGCCAGTATTCCAAATCAGCATGATCTTCTGGGGCGTGGGCAGTCTGATGTGCGGTCTGTCTCATGGCGTAACGATGCTGGTGGTATTCCGGGTGCTGCTGGGGTTCGGCATGGGGATGGAGTTTCCGATCGGGCAGTCGATGATCTCGGAGATCGTGCCAGCGAAAAATCGTGGACGCTATATCGCCATGCTCGAGGGCTTCTGGCCGATCGGATTTATCGTTGCAGGCATCGCGGCTTATTTCTTGCTGCCGCTCGTTGGATGGCGAGGCATTTTTGTGGCGCTGGCGGTTCCAGCAGTGTTTGTCTTCATCGTGCGGCGTTACGTGCCGGAGTCGCCGCGGTGGTTGGAGGATACGGGCAAGCTCGTTGAGGCGGATGCTATCGTGGCGCATATCGAGGCGCGTGTGAAGTCCGCCATGGGAGGCGGCGCCTTGCCGGACGTCGAAGCAAATCCGTATGGCAGGACGATATCCAGTGCGCGCCCCGATGGGCGGCGGGCGGCGTTCTCGCAATTGTGGACCAATGGTTATCGCATGCGCACGGTGATGCTGTGGGCACTGTGGTTTTTCGCGCTGCTCGGCTACTATGGCTTGACCACTTGGTTGGGTGCCTTGCTGCAACAGGCAGGTTACGCCGTCACAAAATCGGTGTTCTATACCATAGTGATTTCACTTGCGGGCATTCCTGGCTTTCTCTTCTCTGCGTGGCTGCTGGAAGCCTGGGGGCGCAAAGCCACCTGTGTGTTGGCGCTAACGGGAAGCGCGGTATTCGCCTACCTTTATGGGCAGGCGGCTGCAACGCATGCTCCTGTCGAGCAACTCGTCGTGACCGGTCTTTGCATGCAATTCTTTTTCTTCGGCATGTGGTCCGTACTTTACGCCTATACCCCGGAGTTGTATCCGACCAGAGCACGGGCCACGGGGGCTGGATTTGCTTCGTCAGTGGGCCGCTTGGGATCATTGATTGGGCCGTATGTTGTCGGCGTCTTGTTGCCGGTCACCGGGCAAGGAGGCGTGTTCACACTGGGCGCTGCGTCCTTTGCGGTTGCCGCGATTGCCGTATTGGCGATGGGGGTAGAGACGAAGGGTATGGCGCTGGAGGAAATCTCGAATTGA
- a CDS encoding sterol desaturase family protein has translation MMTERQRKFREQYKADIGPLYNGLLHIAVMYVSGIAAVTYCLKNLQDAGWEWLLVIPVFLAGNFIEWAMHRYVMHRRIDVFALRAIYERHTRQHHQYFTDNEPTIDSTREFRIVFFPWRVLITLGVGGLSLGFVAAKLIDLNAGYIVFLTMVAQYLVYETFHYCCHVHDNWFVRNMPFINTIRRHHTAHHNMGIMMKYNMNLTFPITDWLMGSSDLRRGLLGHLFNGYSEKYVKEELKPVIAKFRVDHSRVTLDGPELTPEEARVMTAP, from the coding sequence ATGATGACTGAGCGGCAACGCAAATTCCGGGAGCAATACAAGGCTGATATAGGCCCGCTATATAACGGTCTGCTTCACATCGCCGTGATGTATGTGTCGGGAATTGCCGCAGTAACTTACTGCTTGAAAAATTTACAGGATGCTGGTTGGGAGTGGCTACTCGTGATACCAGTGTTCCTGGCGGGAAATTTTATTGAATGGGCAATGCATCGTTATGTGATGCATCGGCGTATCGATGTGTTCGCTTTGCGGGCAATCTACGAGCGCCATACACGTCAACATCATCAGTACTTCACAGACAACGAACCGACCATCGATTCGACGCGGGAATTCCGCATTGTTTTCTTTCCGTGGCGCGTGCTGATCACGCTGGGTGTTGGTGGCCTTTCACTTGGGTTCGTTGCCGCCAAGCTGATCGATCTCAATGCCGGCTACATCGTGTTTTTGACGATGGTGGCGCAATACCTTGTTTATGAAACGTTTCACTACTGCTGCCACGTTCATGACAACTGGTTCGTCCGCAACATGCCCTTCATCAACACGATTCGCCGCCATCATACGGCTCACCACAACATGGGAATTATGATGAAATACAACATGAATCTCACCTTTCCCATTACGGACTGGCTGATGGGCAGCAGCGATCTGCGGCGCGGCCTGCTCGGCCATCTGTTCAACGGCTACAGCGAGAAATATGTCAAGGAAGAGCTGAAGCCGGTGATTGCCAAATTCCGCGTCGACCATTCACGCGTCACGCTGGACGGCCCCGAACTGACACCCGAAGAGGCGCGCGTCATGACCGCCCCCTAA
- a CDS encoding GntR family transcriptional regulator yields MTHTAPAFGRYNWHIACISTRGIPYMSVIAPKRKRTAESVKVAAELHAPVERKPGHKASGLTLTEQAYAQIEEAIVTLKIPPGTAISELTLSEMTGIGRTPIREAIQRLAREHLILVLPQRGLLVPEINIKKQLKLLTTRREVERLICRSAARSASAEERVEFSRLAKAFSAVAKDNDDVSFMHADREFNELCLLAARNEFAEGAMRLMHGLSRRFWYFHYKQAADLPEMARLHAAVAKAIADGNEDAAGKALDRLIDNIETFTKASLLT; encoded by the coding sequence ATGACACACACCGCTCCGGCATTCGGGCGATACAATTGGCATATCGCTTGCATATCAACCCGCGGTATTCCTTATATGTCTGTTATTGCACCTAAAAGAAAACGCACTGCCGAGTCGGTCAAGGTGGCGGCGGAATTACATGCGCCTGTAGAGAGAAAACCCGGCCACAAGGCGTCAGGCTTGACGTTGACCGAACAAGCCTATGCGCAAATCGAGGAGGCGATCGTTACCCTGAAAATTCCGCCAGGGACTGCAATCTCGGAATTGACCCTCAGCGAAATGACGGGTATTGGGCGTACGCCGATTCGTGAGGCGATTCAACGTTTGGCTCGTGAACACTTAATTCTCGTATTGCCGCAACGCGGGCTGTTGGTGCCCGAAATCAACATCAAGAAACAACTAAAGCTACTGACGACCCGGCGTGAAGTCGAGCGACTGATTTGCCGCAGCGCAGCCCGCAGTGCCAGCGCCGAGGAGCGAGTTGAATTTTCTCGCTTAGCGAAGGCGTTTTCCGCAGTAGCCAAAGACAACGATGATGTGAGTTTTATGCATGCGGACCGTGAATTCAATGAGCTTTGCCTGTTGGCGGCTCGCAACGAATTCGCCGAGGGGGCGATGCGGTTGATGCACGGCCTATCGCGCCGTTTTTGGTACTTTCACTACAAGCAAGCCGCCGACCTGCCCGAAATGGCCCGCTTGCATGCCGCAGTGGCCAAGGCCATCGCCGACGGTAACGAGGATGCGGCGGGCAAGGCGCTCGACCGTCTCATTGATAACATCGAAACTTTTACCAAAGCCTCACTGCTCACTTGA
- a CDS encoding alpha/beta fold hydrolase yields MDIFCEGHGPATVVAVHGIQGTRASWLPVARMLANEATFVLPNLRGRGNAGRGSGPSDYRLTNLAADLHDTITHAVDREPYYLAGWSLGVSVALEYLGRHANAQQPSGLILLSGSPALCKTRWFAAHQSQALRDEVAERRYRLGLVEAADDDAAAWTWQAVADTCQLDLLPHLSVPTQVIHGADDEDCPSLHAKWIVQGMPRASLKQFDGVGHTLLSDATADVAAEILDFIAHIERARKSP; encoded by the coding sequence ATGGACATCTTCTGTGAAGGCCACGGACCGGCGACCGTTGTCGCTGTGCACGGTATTCAGGGCACCCGCGCCTCTTGGCTCCCGGTGGCTCGTATGCTGGCGAACGAGGCGACATTCGTGCTGCCGAACTTGCGTGGACGGGGCAATGCCGGGCGCGGGAGCGGGCCAAGCGACTATCGCTTGACCAATTTAGCCGCAGATTTGCACGACACCATTACCCATGCGGTCGACCGTGAACCATACTACCTCGCCGGATGGAGCCTGGGTGTCTCCGTCGCGCTCGAATACCTCGGGAGGCATGCAAATGCGCAGCAGCCGAGCGGCCTGATCTTGCTGTCCGGCAGCCCGGCGCTATGCAAAACGCGTTGGTTCGCCGCGCACCAAAGCCAGGCTCTGCGTGACGAGGTGGCCGAGCGCAGATACCGCCTCGGCCTTGTCGAAGCCGCCGACGATGACGCCGCAGCTTGGACCTGGCAAGCAGTCGCCGACACATGCCAACTCGATTTGTTGCCGCACCTTAGCGTGCCGACTCAAGTCATCCACGGCGCCGACGACGAGGATTGCCCCAGCCTGCATGCCAAGTGGATCGTACAAGGCATGCCGAGAGCATCCCTGAAACAGTTCGATGGCGTCGGACACACTTTGCTATCCGACGCCACGGCCGACGTTGCGGCCGAAATACTTGACTTCATCGCGCATATTGAACGCGCTCGCAAATCGCCATGA
- a CDS encoding iron-containing alcohol dehydrogenase, translating to MNPSDLIHFCPPSRLLIEAGARARLPTLLHHLGYRCGVLVTDEFFARQTSWVTEYVEAAAAYGIDTLVYAGGLPDPTTALCDEATRRLRAQLDNRVLDHVIALGGGSNIDLAKALCLTLVSGQPVREFVDGIPAGLHPLPLVAMPTTAGTGSEATPGAILVDPDNATKVAVMDNRLRPIIALIDPELTYTCPPRVTADAGVDALTHAVESFLTLDSSQFDRAGHADPGYSGRSSLTMLFAREAISLCARFLERAYRDGSDIEARHGMAYASIYAALSYGSAGLNAVHGIAYAVAGLTHQSHGSTNAVMLPYVLDELHGVRQRELAEIARLFGVNAPSPVEAAVRLPATIRELISRLGIPITLQGFGVSRSQLLRLTVDGLAVTRLAKAFPVLDAASAYASIVNNAWTGTLRG from the coding sequence ATGAACCCTTCCGACCTGATTCATTTCTGCCCGCCCAGCCGCTTGCTCATCGAGGCCGGCGCCAGAGCTCGCTTGCCCACCCTGCTCCACCATCTGGGTTATCGTTGCGGGGTGTTGGTGACTGACGAATTCTTTGCGCGACAAACGTCATGGGTTACTGAGTATGTCGAAGCGGCCGCCGCCTATGGCATCGATACGCTGGTTTATGCGGGGGGCTTGCCGGATCCGACCACAGCATTGTGCGACGAAGCCACCCGGCGCCTCCGTGCGCAACTGGACAATCGCGTCCTCGACCATGTGATTGCACTAGGAGGAGGTAGCAACATTGATCTGGCCAAAGCATTATGTTTGACCCTGGTGAGCGGCCAACCGGTTCGCGAATTCGTGGACGGCATTCCTGCTGGACTGCACCCCTTGCCGCTCGTCGCCATGCCCACCACCGCCGGCACCGGCTCGGAAGCGACACCAGGTGCCATTCTGGTCGATCCGGACAATGCCACGAAAGTGGCGGTAATGGATAACCGCTTGCGACCAATCATCGCGCTGATCGACCCCGAACTAACCTATACCTGTCCGCCGCGCGTCACAGCAGATGCTGGCGTCGATGCCCTGACCCACGCGGTAGAGTCCTTTCTGACGCTTGATTCTTCGCAGTTCGATCGCGCGGGCCATGCCGATCCCGGTTACAGTGGCCGCTCATCGCTGACCATGCTCTTCGCGCGCGAAGCGATCAGTCTGTGCGCCCGCTTTCTCGAACGCGCCTATCGAGACGGCAGCGATATCGAGGCGCGCCACGGCATGGCATATGCCAGTATCTACGCAGCACTGTCCTATGGCAGTGCTGGCTTGAACGCCGTACACGGCATCGCCTACGCCGTCGCCGGCCTGACACATCAGTCACACGGCAGTACCAACGCAGTGATGCTCCCATACGTGCTTGATGAGCTACACGGCGTCAGGCAACGCGAATTGGCGGAAATTGCCCGTTTGTTTGGCGTTAACGCACCATCGCCAGTTGAGGCGGCAGTCCGCTTACCCGCCACGATTCGCGAGTTGATCAGCCGCCTGGGTATTCCGATAACGCTGCAAGGTTTTGGCGTATCCCGCTCACAACTGCTCCGATTAACCGTCGACGGCCTAGCCGTGACCCGGCTAGCCAAGGCGTTTCCAGTGCTGGATGCTGCGTCGGCTTATGCCTCGATCGTGAACAATGCGTGGACCGGTACGCTACGGGGTTAA
- a CDS encoding TetR/AcrR family transcriptional regulator, producing the protein MTSPHILSRHPKVPRQERGERRVADLLGAAEQLFATAGYDATTMSAIAKQAGASIGSLYQFFPSKESIGSALLRRYMDELGERLAQWQKTLPTSLDVFGQELITVAYDYLSQRPACRVLAETPSLVPKSYRMEKLSVSVQALLATFVPQMTEAELAPIALAASMMVRAAMQGSRLLDEARGKSLRHEMQQALGGYLVARLGPQVAPRGKR; encoded by the coding sequence ATGACTAGCCCTCATATATTGTCAAGGCACCCCAAAGTGCCGCGACAGGAGCGCGGCGAGCGGCGTGTTGCCGATCTGCTGGGTGCGGCTGAGCAGCTTTTCGCCACGGCAGGTTACGATGCCACGACAATGAGCGCGATCGCCAAGCAAGCCGGCGCTTCGATCGGTTCGCTGTATCAATTTTTTCCGAGCAAGGAGAGTATCGGCAGCGCGTTGTTGCGCCGCTATATGGACGAATTGGGCGAGCGGCTTGCCCAATGGCAGAAGACGCTGCCCACTTCGCTCGATGTATTCGGGCAAGAACTCATTACGGTGGCATACGACTACCTGTCGCAGCGGCCCGCGTGCCGTGTGCTGGCGGAGACGCCGTCGCTGGTGCCGAAATCGTATCGCATGGAAAAGTTGTCGGTCAGCGTACAGGCGTTGCTGGCGACCTTCGTGCCGCAGATGACCGAAGCCGAACTTGCGCCGATTGCGCTGGCGGCATCGATGATGGTGCGCGCGGCGATGCAGGGAAGCCGCTTGCTCGACGAGGCCCGAGGCAAGTCGCTGCGGCACGAAATGCAGCAGGCGCTCGGCGGCTATCTGGTCGCGCGCCTGGGGCCGCAGGTCGCCCCACGGGGCAAGCGCTGA
- a CDS encoding DUF3331 domain-containing protein has product MMHKANDRFAPVTGRRVRLLERPRPGVLVVNWSDARRCHYGEQIWRLGKAGTNGLCALSGAPIRKGDPVFKPNRRPPPLNADAMILQREVPESVCADDPASTLH; this is encoded by the coding sequence ATGATGCATAAGGCCAATGACCGGTTCGCGCCCGTGACCGGGCGCCGCGTCCGGTTGCTGGAACGCCCTCGTCCGGGGGTGCTGGTGGTCAACTGGAGCGACGCGCGTCGCTGCCACTACGGCGAGCAAATCTGGCGGCTCGGCAAAGCCGGCACCAACGGCCTGTGCGCGCTGAGCGGCGCGCCGATCCGCAAGGGTGACCCGGTCTTCAAGCCCAATCGCCGCCCGCCCCCGCTGAATGCGGACGCCATGATCCTGCAGCGCGAAGTCCCCGAGTCCGTGTGCGCCGACGACCCCGCGTCGACGCTGCATTGA